The segment tataaaatgattagGGATTAATTTTGTAACGACCGAGATCTATGTTAGCAGATATcgtcttttttggacttttccttttaggcTTGCCCTCAAGGcgggagaaggtttccacacctttataaatggtggatgggacatcacaaatattaatatatttttagttggGATAtcacaaatattaatatattttttcgatatttaataattaatcttATTAATATTACATTGGCAATTTCCGGGTGCGaattacttttaatatttttttctcaatattttatttggagtTTTGAATGTGTgtgtaagaaaataaatataaaataattaagtaatAACTACCAATAAATATTGGCAATTTCCAAGTTCAAATCCTAactattaatgtttttttcttgatatttTATATGAGGTTTTGGAGCGTGCGACTCAAATGACGGTGATGAGATAGCCCCACTAGACCACATAAAGTACAAACGTAAGAAGCTTTCTAGGGATGACATACTCTTATGAATGATTTATTTGGGACTTCCAAAAACTACTACAACCCTAACCCAATAACCAGGAAAAACTGGTTGTTTGTAGCAAAGCTGCAATAGGAGCTCTATAAAACGGTGAAGACATCCATGTTTACAGTGTCATGTTCGTGAAACTTAATGGTGTATTAGTGATACCTTGGGGAAAAGACTAGTTTGTGTGTAAATATATAATGACAAAGCTTAATGGTAGAAAGAATACAAATGCAACTATCTAGAGTTACGTATCTGTTTGAAAAAAGGACAAATATTTATCGACCATAAAAGCTTAAGAAGCAGATAAAAAGCTTAAGAAGCAGATAAAAAGCTTAAGGCAGATAAAATGGTTTGAATTAGTGAAAGACTATGACGTAGAAATCAAGACAACTCACGCGTCCTCCGagctcttttatttatttatttaaaaaataaatagaaaatagggGGTGGAGGGCACGTGGATTTGAGGAATAAATAGATTAGTAATATGAATGTGTAAATATAGATTGGAGATGAACTCAATCATATCCCTTGAACCCTCAAACGGCGTCCTGCTTTCTCAGCGGCGACACTGTGGCAACCATATGAGTGCCGCATGTGTCTCTTTTCctgtttttcatttaatttatttcctaattttcttttcctcttccttttctaAAGCTTCCATTCAATTCAATCATGGCGATGATCCAGAAAACGCCATAGCTTTCTTCCTCgtcttgtttttttccctCATCCTTCTCCTCTGCCCCTTCAAATCGACGTCTTATTCAACTTTCTTCAATATCCCCTTTTCCACGCCTAACCCATCGCGAATTTCCCTCGTTTCTTACCTGGGTTTTTCCCTGTTCTGCAAAATTCTGTACTTACCAATCTTGCTCCTCTGTTTTATTCACGTTTCTTGCTCCTCTGTTTCTGTAATTTCTGTTTGGAAAGATTGCTGTTCTGTTTCAATTATTGTGGACGGTGTTTGTTTCCCGATTCTCATAGTTTGTTACTGTTCTTGATTCCTTACTTGCCAAGTTAGAGGAAGAGCTTAGGATATCCGATTTTCTGGTGATTGAAATCCATGACGTTCCACGAGATTCATTCATGGACCTTCTGTGGACTAGTCAGAGCTTTTCTTGACCTAGctgttgtttattttcttttgtgcGTGTCAGCGACTGTGTTTATCCCATCTAAGATTTTGGAAGTTGTTGGGTTTTGCTTGCCTTGTCCTTGTACTGGATTTTATGGGAATCAGAACCCTAATTTGTGTTTGCATAGACTCCTTTTTAGTTGGCCCAAGAGGAAGATCTATTTGGTGCTCGATTCAGTCAAGCATAGGtttccttttgatttgattttggtcGATGATCAAATGGGTAAGAATAGGAATTTGTTAAGGGAGAATCATCATACGGATGGAGTTCCTCTGCTGCAATCTGCGGCATGTTGTAGTAAGGGTAATAGGATTATGTTCCAGAGGCCAAGGCGGAGGAGAGCTTCTGTTGAATATGGGAAATTGTTCAGAAAGGAATGGGAATTTCTGGCTTTGGATCAAAAACAAGACCTCATTCCAGGTGGGTTATGTGATCAATTTCATATTCTTCATCAATATTATAAGTTCTTTAAATGTTATGAACTTATGATATATTGTTATCTTGCTAGGATTGCTACTGCttcgtttgtttgtttttctggttatgaaaatattttgaagattAACTGGACTGTTACTAATCGATTCGATGCTAGCCAAAGTAAGAGTGAAGGAACATTACCTGATTCCTTTTTCCCCTTGATTGTTATTCCTATGATACGAGATCACTGCTCATTTATAGATGTAGCTGTGCTAACAAACAAGGACTAACCAGCTAACAACACGCTTTCCGACTTCAAAGTAACGAAACCACCCGTACATTTTAAGAAGCTGTATTTAACTCATCGTGAATTCCcatctcttttttttgtttggcttATGTAGAGGAGGAGGTGAAGGAGAGGTTCTATGTCAAGTTTTTTGCTATATAATGATGTTTCTGTGACCTTGCTATTTCAGATGATGTTAATGAATCATATCATATGGACTTGGGTCGAAGAACCTGGCAAGGGTTTGATTCAAGTGGTTCGGTTGGCGAAAATAGTTATCTAAATAAAGGTTCTTCCACTATTGGACATGGTACCAATAATGATCAAGAGAGAGACATTATTGGAAATGAAGTCTCTATTAGATTGTTGGAGCAGGCccttgaagaagagaaagctGCCCGGGCGTCTCTCTTTCTGGAACTGGAAGAGGAGAGAGCTGCTGCTGCTACAGCTGCCGATGAAGCAATAGCGATGATAACACGTTTGCAAAATGAGAAGGCATCGGTTGAAATGGAAGCAAGACAATATCAGAGGgtaatagaagaaaaatttgctTATGATGAAGAAGAGATGAATATCCTTCGAGAGATTCTTGTTCAGAGGGAAATAGATTATCATGTTCTAGAGAAGGAAATTGAAGCATATAGACAGATGGATTTTTCAGAAAAGGAAGAGTTAAAAAGAAACTGGGATTTCATATTAGACGAACATAAAGAACAGTCTTCCACAGCTCGTTACTCAAATGGAGATCCACCCGTAGTTCATCAAATTGAAAAcgctctctctctttcaagTAAAGCAAAGTCGAACGAATCTAACAGTTGTAACTCTCAATGCCATTTTAATGAAGAAGGGTTGCTTAAGCAAACGATCTGGACGGATAAAGACAATGAACTGATGGATAATAGCTTATTATTTGAGCGCACTGCTATTGAGGAAGCTCTACGTCGTGGTGGTTTTGAGAAAAGCTTTCTTTCTCGTGGGGCGCTGCAAAACAGATTGGAACACATAGATCACACAATTAATGATCTTGGAAGTTCCATCCCTGATATGGAAATAGACGTTCAAGATATCCATGTTATTGATGAAAAACTCCACATGGATGACTCAAGTGAAGAGAGAAGTTGATAATTAACCATCTAAATCAACCATAGAAGTAAAATTCTGGGCTGTTTAGTTATTTGTTGTTTGATGCAATGTGTGCTCCAGAAGAATTTTGTCTATATTGAAAGGTCGTCGTCGTAGTGTCGTCCGGTTAGAAGGGTACGAACTTCTCCATctgtgaagaaaaggaaagagaataaTGGAATTTCCTGTTGAAATACCAAACTCCAAGATATTTGATGGCTTGGAGATCCTTTTAAGGTATGAATTGTCTGTTTACTTTACCATTTATTCATTGTTAATGACCTTATTTAGTTGATCATGGACTCTGCTGATATCTTTGTTTCTTGAAGTTCATATTGATTGAATTGGAAAATTGCAGATGTTAATTCGATTGTGTGTTAACAATGTGCGTCAAGGGCCTTTTAGATATCTTTTAGAGTTCAAGGACTAAATAGATATAAACTTGATAGTCAACGATGTGCGTTCAAGGACCTTATAGATATCATTTAGAGTTCAAGGACTAAATCGATATGAAAGTCAATGTCGGTGTGCATGCATGATGGTTCTTCAACTGCtatcaaatttcttttgaagGAACTCCTTGTTTGCAAAgctgaagaaaataaggcttTTGAGACCGACCACCTTTCACTTTCGTGTACTCTTCTATATTCTCTGCGACACAGGACGGACAGATTCAActctcaattttttcttagCTTTATAGAGACGTCGATATAAACATCGATCGATAGTATGAAGAATTATAGAATCAAGGAACTCATAAATCTTTTATATTAGTATTAGATTCTTATTAATTGTATACTTCTTTTGTTGATAACTTCCAGGTGAGGAGGGGAAGATTCATATGAGGATTGTAATTGCCGTTGTGTGAAGAAGAATCTGTGTTATATTATGAACAGTTTCCtttgtaaattaattatagattAGGTACCATTTCTTGATATCATTTGTGTTTGTAACCTGTTGTAAATATATGTACatatttttccttcaaaaacaaacaaattctaGGTATTGTTGCTAAATAAATTACCTTTTTCGTTCGGAGATTTGAATACGTGACTTAATCGAAGAAATGCAAATCAATTACAATTATTAGGTCGGGTTGGCTAATTACAATGtgtatattttaagttttgatTGTCGATCTATCAgaatataagaaaaagaacaagaggTTGTTCAGGCGGATTTTGCGAAGACTCGGGTGAATGTATACTTTTGAATTCTTGATACATCTGAATATCTTACATTCCTAGCATTTTATCAAAAATCTATACCGCTCATCAGATAGATAGTGCTATGAGATGGTTTAGGATGATTTAGTCCGACTCTGGCCAAATGATCATGATGGTTTTTTGGGATTGCCCACGAGATCTCGCAATTCGTACTGGAAGTAGTGAGACATCGCCTATTGGGTTAGAATATTAAGTTTCTTGAACTTTCCACCATCTGCTTCGACCGCTGTTCGTCGTTATTGAAATCGAGATTCAAATCCTGGCTGGTTGGTGATCTTGGTTCAATATTTTGATTGGGCTTTTGGGTCGGGGCACAGTAAAAAAGGCAACAAAATGCCAAGTTTGAGTGTGAATGTGAATTCTCAACCAGAATAAAAGTGGTCAAAACCAAGGCTGTAAGTTTCAATTTTGGGTTGGAATCTGATTCTGATCTGTATAAGAAGAATTCAGAAGCTGTTGGAGTTGGAGTTGGATTTGAGCAGTAAAGTAATCGACAACTCGAAGTAAAAATTACGGCGTTTTCAGAAGAATCGGAGAAGGCGAAGAAGAGACAACCTCCGTCCTGCGTCCTTTTCGcctttgttcttttcattctctttgACGATTTCCACAATTGATCCTCTGCATGATCTCTGCCCTGATTCCGTTTCCGTCAATTCAGCCAGTTTCtggactctctctctctctctctctctctctctctctctctctctctctgggtTTGAATCGAATACTTTTTGATCTAACACAATGCCGGGTAGACTTTCGGATCCGATTGAATTTGATTTCGTCAACTTTGATTTCTGCTTCCCACACTCGATCGTCTTGTTTTTGTGATTCGTCTGCCTTCCTCTGTTTCAGGAGATTTTGGTGAAGATGAGAGGGCGAGGGTTTTTGAACCTGAATCCTCTGAAGACGATAGACGGCGAACTCGGTCTAAATCTCTTAGGAAGAGGGCGATCAGTGCTTCTGCTAAATTTAGCAACACGATTAGAAGGCAAAGCAGTAGGGTTGCAGATTGCCGATTTGCTCCGATTTCGGTTGATGAGGTCCGGGACGCCGGGGAGGAAGATTCCGTGAATAAGTTCCGCCAGGCTTTGATCGCGAGAGATCTGCTGCCAGCCCGTTTTGATGATTACCACACCATGTTGAGGTACCTCAATTGTTGTTCGAACAGTAGTGGATTTAAACGATCTGAATAAGCTTCTATGGACGACGCCGATTAAAGAATTGCaggaaaattttagatttagaCGTCTTCTCCACATTTTTTTTCGTATAATTCGTGTTCTTTCCTCACCATGCTTGTTAGCATTCTTGCTAGGTATTCGCAACCACATCAACAGCTCTAGTTAATTCAAAAAGTATCGAAATTCTTCATAGCCTAACCTAAACTTTCTTCCTTCATTGCTTGGTTTCTAGAGAGTtcaatttaatgaataatttggaGACGAAAAATCAATGGGGTCATGGTTCCATGTGTAGATATCAAGTGGCCTCTGCGTCtgcaatttctagagaatTTTGCGATTGTTCTTCCAatgtaattctttttaatgaatattgCTCCAATGTAATGAATACTAGTTGGGTTTCTTTCTTCTAAATTACTGAAGAGATTTGAAAAAACAATCTTGGCTAGAACTTATCAGTCATTGGTGAAaagattgttttgtgttttagaaaaagattaAACCATCAGGTAGCTACGAGTGAGCATTACAATATTGAATATTTGACCACCAAGAACCATACACCACATAGACACTTGAGTTTACTTTGAACTTTAGAACTCCACAAGATTTTGCAACAAGTGGGAGTGCCTTCTAGTTTTGCAATTATGTCATAAAATTGTGATTTACCATGGAAGAGAAATGAGATATGAAGTTTCTTGTATCGCTTGTTACTTCTctattgaattttcttttctttctttctttttttgcccTCAGATTTCTCAAGGCTAGGAAGTTTGACATGGATAAAGCTCTCAACATGTTTACAGAGATGCTCAGCTGGAGAAAAGACAACAATATAGATACTATTATGCAGGTAATGTGGGAGGATATctacttatttatatatatgttcatTGTTCTGCGTTTCAGTACACGAATGTTTCAAACATGAAAGTTTTATGATTACGAAAGAATGAGCTGAGACCTATACCCTTGTTGAGCTTGCAGTGAGGTCTTagttttttaagaaacaaattttcattacaaaaagaaagtacGAACGGATGCTGAACCTAAACTGTTATCTCCGTAGGATTTCatatatgatgagtatgaagAAGTTCAACGATATTATCCTCACGGTTACCATGGTGTGGATAAAGGAGGAAGACCTGTTTATATTGAAAGACTTGGAAAAATTGAACCTGGCAAGCTAATGAATGTTACCACAATAGATCGGTTTTTGAAATATCATGTCCAGGGGTTTGAGAAGCTTTTTGCTGAGAAATTCACAGCATGTTCTATCGCTGCCAAAAGACACATATATTGTACAACAACAATACTGGATGTTCAGGGACTGGTAATTTCTGGGCATTTCTGAGTGTTACCATGTTATGGTAGTTTTGCATTGTATGTGCCGACAGCAATAATTCTTCTTATAATTGTGTAGAACTTCATGAGCTTTGGAAAGCTTGCACATGACCTTGTTATGCGCATGCAAAAAATTGATGGGGACAATTATCCTGAGGTTGCctaaactatattttatatttagtttcCTTACTCCGGGagcttctaaaaaaattttataCTCGCTACTTTGCAGACGCTGAATCAAATGTACATAGTGAATGCGGGCAGTGGGTTTAAATTTCTTTGGAACACTGCAAGAACCTTTCTTGATCCAAGAACTACAGCAAAGATACATGTACAAGTCCCCTTTcagttaattttcatttttcccgAGCTTATAACAATTCATGAATTTTGAGTACTGAAGTTGCTGTTTCCTTGCTGGTTCTGTAGGTTTTGGGCagcaaatttcaaaataagttGTTGGAGGTCATAGACTCAAGGTCTGAggatttcaaatgtttttgtttctcatattttcttttaaccttgtgctgatttttttttttttttttccttttactaAACTGAAAAGAATGTTTTCTCCTTAAACAGACAGCTTCCCGACTTCCTTGGAGGAGATTGTTCGTGTTCAAATGAAGGTGGATGTCTTAGATCTGACAAGGGGCCCTGGAATGATCCCGAAATCATGAAAGTCTGGTCCTGTCAATTTAGGATGCTTATTATACTTTGTAATTatcaatttctaaaaatattaacatcCGTAGTGTTAATAGTGTTAACTTCGTTACATAAAGCGTGAAGTTACATCATTGCTTGTTTTATCTAGCAGCTTGTTTTTGCCGAAGAAGCTACTCACTCAAGGAAGGCCAACAATTTCTATGGCAGAAGCAGTTTTGAAATCGACTTTTTTAACTCGAAGGTGACCTTGTTGTTTCATAGCATATATGgcttcattatatatatattttttgccGACATGCCATTTCTGATGCTATTTCCTTTCCTAGTAGCAGATTGACCGTAATGAAATATCTTCACCTGAATCAGGGTCTGAGACAACTGCCACTACCAGTGCTTCTAGCATCCGAAATTATGTTTCGGTGACTGGCAGGGTAAGCATgatggaaattaaattattttaagtgcTTCGTAAACACGAACTTCTTTGCTTCAATCAATTCTGAGGAATTAATTGTATATTACAAAGCTGAAGTTGGCTCCTTCAACTGTTATGACACTAGGATGCTGTTTGAGATATAATTGTAACTGTTCAATGTATATGTTCTGAAAAGCTGTTTGCTTGTCTTGCAAATATACGAATTAAAAATCAGTGAGGATAGGTTTTAggaattttcttttggggTCCTCTTGCAAAAGTAGTACTTCTATTTTAGGTCTATCATAAATcatgtaaaaaatatattgcatTTCAGGAAGTATAAAGGGAAAAGGTGCTGAAAATTGTCCAATTAGTTGGTAAGGTGTATGCTCTTTTAGCAGTTTTGATCTCGTTAGCAGATCATGTTGTTGAGGAATAGTTTCTACATTCTTATgtaaatatcaattattttttgtaattttttttgtttattttacttttgtgcCAGGAAAAGTGCTCCACACCTAGGCCCGTTAGCGGCATCGTTGCACCTACCGTTCCTGCTGGAATAATTGAAGAATATGGTTCAAGTAGGTTAACATTCAACtattccttcatttttcttaccTTAGAATCGAGCTTGATAAAATCTATATGAGATGAATGATATATCTTCGTTGTAGAATGAGAAAGTTTAAACCGTTCCTGCATTGCATGCACCTAGCTTCCTAGAACTCGTGAGCTTTTTCCTAGACTGCTTGTTGACTTCCTTATCATATATTTTCCATCCTCTTCTAATAGTATGATTTGCGTGCTTAATCTTGGACTGATTAtgatttttggatttcttttcattcgtagTGTACCGTACCTACTgattacaaagaaaatgatCCACACGTCTTCCCACACTGcatgattttatattttttcatcttctttcaaGGAGGCTTATGAATGTCTTAGAGTTAAAACATCAAATAAGTGACAGTGTAGTGCTTCTTCCAATATGAACCTGTCATAAAGTTGCcaaggatatttttattctataaaaCTGATAAATTAGTTCAAATTGTAAAGACTTAAATGTTACATGTGACGGGCATCAATAGTGCTTTATGTAGTAACTGACCTTACCTTTGTCTGACTGGGTTTTCGTAACCGTGACAGATAATCTAAATGCTGATGTTCAACCAATAAGGCTACTGAAGAAATTCATTCCTCAAGTTACGAGTACATTTGTTCATTTTGTATTCAGAATTTTTGCATGCATATATCTATTAGTCCCAGGATTTCGGAGAATTTTCATGATTAGACATGCTGAGAATCAACAACCTGAAGACACTTCCAACGACCAGTTGGAAGATTCAGGGCCTCAAGAACAGTCTAATACATTGGAAGTGGACCCAATCTGGCAAAGGCtgcaaaatttggaagttatGGTGACAGAACTTACCAATAAACCTTCAAAAATCCCTCTAGAGAAAGAGGACATGATTAATGAATCTCTGAACCGTATAAAATCCATAGAATATGACCTGCAGAAGACAAAGAGAGTAAGAAATCTTCCAGAATAACAAGAACACTGAAGTGGTTTGTGCTTTAActgaatatatttttctgCTTGAATCCTAGGCATTGCTTGCTACTGCATCAAAACAAGTGGAGCTTGCTGAGTCAATGGAAAGTATAAAGGAAAACAACTTGGTTGTAAGTCTCcaaaaatacttatttaaCATTTTGCACTTCTAATATCTATGCTGCAAAAGTATGCATAATCTTGTTTTTTCCATTATGGAGAAGTCTGTTCACCATTACTAAACAGGACTTTGTTGATTAAGTTGCTCGTCACGAATTGCAGGGAGCGTATTCATGTTGGCCTAGAACTCGAAAACCATTTTTGTATTGAAGTTGAGCGCGTCACCACCGGTCGAAGTTTTGTTGAATTATCAATTCAGgttatctctctttctctctctcgacCTGAGATGGCTTGTTAGGAAGAATCATGTTCTTATTTCGCTCCCAATTCCATTGTTCTTTTCAGATGTTTCTATGGAACGGAAGATGTTTCTGatcataaagaagaaaaatggtatACGCACATAATCAGAGTTCTTTTGTATAGAGCATAACACAGAGTATCACACCCACACACATAATAATATAACTGTTCTTTTACATTTATATTGTACATGATTTACAGTTTTCTCTTTTGCTCTGTTCCTTGTTGAGTCTTGAAACTGATACATAGATATAAGAACTATACATGACCTCACTCAGTTGTGTATTATATCAACTAACATTTGACTAAATAtacaaaacattccttgttTCCCCTTGAGTGTCAGATAATATCATAGCATACATCTGTTTTAACTCGGTTTCATATCACATCTGCAGCGTCTCGATGATATGAAAGTACccaaaacatgtttttaatcaTTCGGATCAATTTTTATGGCGTTGAAATCATGATTGATGGTGTGAAATCAAACACTAAATTGATTATGCTATGTTGTATAGTTTATGTTGAATATACGGTGAAGTTTGAATTAACTTCAAAACCTTGAACAAGTGATCAATTGCAAGATCCATACCCATGAACAGTAACAAATAGGTCGAAGTAACCTAACCCGTGTTTTATagtcttttctattttcatatcatacGAGCTCTCACTCATAATAAACTCATATCAATGGATGAGTCATTTGGCTCGTAAAATTTAGATCATTCCTCTCAAATTCAAGAGAGATATCATTAGATACGCGGACGAGATTCAAATTTAGATGCATtacttttttacattaaatataatcTTCATCCCGACTAAGAATTAAATGTGAACTACGAGATAGTTCTAATTTAGGTATCAAATATTAGTAGCACCcgtaatattaatatatttaactcaATTACAAATGGCTTAATTCTCCCGATGTATTCATGACATAAAATATGAGATCGATGTGAGCcgtaaattaattaaattcatgaCATAAAATATGAGATCGATCTGAGGcgtaaattaattaatgaattaattgtGGCATTTTAGAACTAAATATGATCAAGAGTAAGAtaagtttgaaaaattaaataaatttaggggaaaaaaaggataaaatatataatgtcACACCTATCGGAGATGGGATACTAAGGCCGTGGATGCGAGGCGAATGGCCTGAGAATCTCAAAGCTCAGCATCCACTATCCATGGCCGCCCACTCCACTCCCTCCATCCTTCTTCCACCGGCAGTCAGCCATTCAAATCCTAAGAACCGTGTATTTCTTTGTCAACAACGAGCGAGCCATCCCAATTTCGAATCTCCCGCCCCATCTTCCTCTTCGTCTTCTACAGATGGTAAGCTCATGCAGAGAAGTCCTCGCGAAGGACGCATGGACATCGCAAAGCTGAAGGCGAAGGAAGCGGGCGAGAGAAAAGAGGAGGTCAACAGGAAGATTGCTTCTCAGAAAGCCATTTCTGTGATTTTGCGCAGGGAAGCCACGAAGGCCGTCATTGAGAGGAAGAGAGGCCCCACTAACTCTAAGAAACTGCTTCCGCGGACTGTTCTTGAGGCTCTCCATGAACGAATCACGGCCTTGCGATGGGAGTCTGCGCTCAAGGTCagttaattttggttttaagCTGCGtctgatttttccttttctagtATTCGTTTGGAAATTTATAATCGCTTTGGTTTGGAGACTCTTGGAAGAACAACGTaaaggtgttttgttcttctctctttttggttcttgtaTTGATGAGTGAAATGACTCTTGTTCGGAATTCCAGCAGTTCCCTTCATGTTTGAGTTCaatgtaattcattttaagaACAAATTTAATTGACTGCTTTGAGTGCAAATAAACCTCAATTGAAGCCCAGAAGTTGGATCTTTCTTCATTTAGCAACcaggaaagaagaaacaagtGTATCTTTGGATTGAGTCGGTAAACACGGGCAGCACCGAACGAGAATGAATATGTATAGAACTGGTACAACAAAGACGAGGCATAGAAATATAAATCACCATGGAACCTAAAAGTTTGAGCTTGTGGGtaacaacaaatttaatttgtatcaACACTCAACATTTACTAGGTGGATTTGCTCGTGTGCTAGCCATCAACTGGAAGAGGACATTCTGGTTTCCTGTCTTTTTAGGGTATATCAGACTTTGTTGGGACGATCTAAGGCTTTGACTTATCTTACAACCATGGAATAgattatgtgagatcccacatcggttggggaggagaacgaagcattatttacaagggtgtggaaacctctccctagtaaacctgttttaaaaaccttgaggggaagcccgaaagaaaaagctcagagagaacaatatctgctagcggtgtgattgagctgttacatatTCATTGTTTTGTTAAATATAAGCTGCTATTGCTATTTGAGCTTGTTGTCTGCCAGGATTTTAGTGAGATGATGATTGTGTTAAGAGTGGGAATTTGGATGCAtgagaaaaatttaaatgcaCAAGGCCAGCAACTTATGAAAAACTGGCACCATTGACAACTTATGGATTGTGTCATTAGCATtcaatgttaaattttgttcattgttaagaacaaaaagagtTCAAAACTTGGTCAAGAACTACCATGATTAATCTAATTCGTCTTCTTAATTGTgtgagtttatttattatggaTTTCAGGTTTTTGAACTACTACGCGAACAATTGTGGTACAGACCTTACGCCGGGATGTACATCAAGCTAATTGTCATGCTTGGAAAATGTAAGCAACCTGAAAAGGCCTATGAGCTGTTCCAAGAAATGATCGAGGAAGGCTGTGAAGTTAGCCATGAGTCCTATACTGCTCTCCTGTCGGCCTATAGTAGGAGTGGTCTTCTTGACAGGGCATTTTCACTCCTCAACGAGATGAAAAACAGTCCTGATTGCCAGCCTGACGTTCACACTTACTCTATCCTCATAAAATCATGTTTGCAGGTGTTTGCATTCAGCGAAGCACAAACTCTACTCTCTGACATGGTGACTCGAGGAATAAAACCGAACACTATTACATATAATACCTTCATTGATGCTTATGGCAAAGCAAAAATGTACTCTTACCTGCCTGCCTTTTGAGAACATAATAGATGATT is part of the Cucurbita pepo subsp. pepo cultivar mu-cu-16 chromosome LG12, ASM280686v2, whole genome shotgun sequence genome and harbors:
- the LOC111807620 gene encoding pentatricopeptide repeat-containing protein At5g48730, chloroplastic, with amino-acid sequence MRGEWPENLKAQHPLSMAAHSTPSILLPPAVSHSNPKNRVFLCQQRASHPNFESPAPSSSSSSTDGKLMQRSPREGRMDIAKLKAKEAGERKEEVNRKIASQKAISVILRREATKAVIERKRGPTNSKKLLPRTVLEALHERITALRWESALKVFELLREQLWYRPYAGMYIKLIVMLGKCKQPEKAYELFQEMIEEGCEVSHESYTALLSAYSRSGLLDRAFSLLNEMKNSPDCQPDVHTYSILIKSCLQVFAFSEAQTLLSDMVTRGIKPNTITYNTFIDAYGKAKMFAEMESILVEMLSDDGCKPDVWTMNSTLRGFGSSGQLETMEKCYEKFQGAGIQPNIQTFNILLDSYGKAKSYEKMSAVMEYMQKYHYSWTIVTYNIVIDAFGRAGNLKQMEHLFRLMRSERIQPSCVTLCSLVKAYGQAGKRDKIDSVLHIVENSNITLDTVFYNCLVDAYGRMECFAEMKAVLGMMEQRGCKPDKTTYRIMARAYSDGGMANHAREIHDLVSTAEASKRTRPDL